In Papaver somniferum cultivar HN1 chromosome 1, ASM357369v1, whole genome shotgun sequence, a genomic segment contains:
- the LOC113319929 gene encoding uncharacterized protein LOC113319929 isoform X3, which translates to MIQPSTNYTNAETIVGGGSAKFWTKRKYEERTEELKSLTKTREPVVKTWASKRRKMVTKGDRFVDETSNEPATNDNCDSDGIVEGGSPKIGTKSKNVVRAKGSGEPVIQLESVELYKSRCFELFMEREKNKMELEKMKMELEKKKSECTELQDKLAEVEETRNSTPRDEDATKYWMNKCSDLESLVLRMENENSTMRRVVSNLESLVQRTGKESSILRCQELRNSEKIESEALGLQNEITQTGDKQRDKNNKSKPSAEISGGWGKDSRTYELKTKEKVLNVNDWAGLEERPSQHRSPSQAHLEMSKMTFVNLLSDSVDAGDSLSESEEIDCLIDSKISLSDPMDMLALKNLNMNNDEMKWKSEADMLSSFEKDTELCMKAICALYRQQISEDEISLKGLVIDEDMHRCIGFGQVSNG; encoded by the exons ATGATCCAACCATCTACCAATTATACCAATG CTGAAACAATTGTAGGGGGTGGATCTGCCAAATTTTGGACCAAGAGGAAATATGAGGAAAGAACGGAAGAACTAAAATCATTGACAAAAACTAGGGAACCTGTGGTCAAAACTTGGGCCTCGAAACGGCGGAAGATGGTAACCAAAGGTGACCGCTTCGTTGACGAAACAAGTAATGAACCAGCTACCAACGATAACTGTGACT CTGATGGAATTGTAGAAGGTGGTTCTCCCAAAATTGGGACAAAGAGCAAAAATGTCGTAAGAGCAAAAGGGTCAGGAGAACCTGTAATTCAATTGGAGAGCGTGGAGCTTTATAAAAGTAGATGTTTTGAATTGTTTATGGAGCGTGAGAAGAATAAGATGGAGCTTGAGAAGATGAAAATGGAGCTTGAGAAGAAGAAATCGGAGTGCACTGAACTCCAGGATAAATTAGCAGAGGTAGAAGAAACTAGAAATAGTACTCCTAGAGATGAGGATGCAACTAAATATTGGATGAACAAGTGCTCCGATTTGGAGAGTCTAGTCCTGAGGATGGAAAATGAAAATTCAACAATGAGACGTGTCGTTTCTAATTTGGAGAGCCTAGTCCAGAGGACTGGAAAAGAAAGTTCAATCTTGAGATGTCAAGAATTGCGTAATTCTGAAAAGATAGAGTCTGAAGCGCTGGGTTTGCAGAATGAAATTACCCAAACTGGTGATAAGCAAAGagataaaaacaacaagagcaaACCTAGTGCTGAAATCAGTGGTGGATGGGGCAAGGATTCTCGGACGTATGAACTGAAAACCAAAGAAAAGGTGCTGAATGTGAATGATTGGGCCGGTTTGGAAGAGAGACCATCTCAACATAGATCACCATCTCAAGCTCATCTGGAAATGAGTAAGATGACTTTTGTGAACTTGCTCTCAGATTCAGTTGACGCTGGTGATAGTCTTAGCGAATCTGAAGAAATTGATTGTTTAATTGATTCAAAAATTTCTCTTAGTGACCCCATGGATATGTTGGCGCTGAAAAATTTAAATATGAACAATGACGAAATGAAATGGAAATCTGAGGCTGATATGCTTTCTTCATTTGAAAAGGATACCGAGCTCTGTATGAAAGCTATTTGTGCTCTCTATCGGCAGCAAATATCCGAAGACGAAATATCACTCAAGGGGTTGGTCATTGACGAGGACATGCACAG
- the LOC113319929 gene encoding uncharacterized protein LOC113319929 isoform X1: MIQPSTNYTNAETIVGGGSAKFWTKRKYEERTEELKSLTKTREPVVKTWASKRRKMVTKGDRFVDETSNEPATNDNCDSDGIVEGGSPKIGTKSKNVVRAKGSGEPVIQLESVELYKSRCFELFMEREKNKMELEKMKMELEKKKSECTELQDKLAEVEETRNSTPRDEDATKYWMNKCSDLESLVLRMENENSTMRRVVSNLESLVQRTGKESSILRCQELRNSEKIESEALGLQNEITQTGDKQRDKNNKSKPSAEISGGWGKDSRTYELKTKEKVLNVNDWAGLEERPSQHRSPSQAHLEMSKMTFVNLLSDSVDAGDSLSESEEIDCLIDSKISLSDPMDMLALKNLNMNNDEMKWKSEADMLSSFEKDTELCMKAICALYRQQISEDEISLKGLVIDEDMHRYIKNSAHFSSICNSIIL, translated from the exons ATGATCCAACCATCTACCAATTATACCAATG CTGAAACAATTGTAGGGGGTGGATCTGCCAAATTTTGGACCAAGAGGAAATATGAGGAAAGAACGGAAGAACTAAAATCATTGACAAAAACTAGGGAACCTGTGGTCAAAACTTGGGCCTCGAAACGGCGGAAGATGGTAACCAAAGGTGACCGCTTCGTTGACGAAACAAGTAATGAACCAGCTACCAACGATAACTGTGACT CTGATGGAATTGTAGAAGGTGGTTCTCCCAAAATTGGGACAAAGAGCAAAAATGTCGTAAGAGCAAAAGGGTCAGGAGAACCTGTAATTCAATTGGAGAGCGTGGAGCTTTATAAAAGTAGATGTTTTGAATTGTTTATGGAGCGTGAGAAGAATAAGATGGAGCTTGAGAAGATGAAAATGGAGCTTGAGAAGAAGAAATCGGAGTGCACTGAACTCCAGGATAAATTAGCAGAGGTAGAAGAAACTAGAAATAGTACTCCTAGAGATGAGGATGCAACTAAATATTGGATGAACAAGTGCTCCGATTTGGAGAGTCTAGTCCTGAGGATGGAAAATGAAAATTCAACAATGAGACGTGTCGTTTCTAATTTGGAGAGCCTAGTCCAGAGGACTGGAAAAGAAAGTTCAATCTTGAGATGTCAAGAATTGCGTAATTCTGAAAAGATAGAGTCTGAAGCGCTGGGTTTGCAGAATGAAATTACCCAAACTGGTGATAAGCAAAGagataaaaacaacaagagcaaACCTAGTGCTGAAATCAGTGGTGGATGGGGCAAGGATTCTCGGACGTATGAACTGAAAACCAAAGAAAAGGTGCTGAATGTGAATGATTGGGCCGGTTTGGAAGAGAGACCATCTCAACATAGATCACCATCTCAAGCTCATCTGGAAATGAGTAAGATGACTTTTGTGAACTTGCTCTCAGATTCAGTTGACGCTGGTGATAGTCTTAGCGAATCTGAAGAAATTGATTGTTTAATTGATTCAAAAATTTCTCTTAGTGACCCCATGGATATGTTGGCGCTGAAAAATTTAAATATGAACAATGACGAAATGAAATGGAAATCTGAGGCTGATATGCTTTCTTCATTTGAAAAGGATACCGAGCTCTGTATGAAAGCTATTTGTGCTCTCTATCGGCAGCAAATATCCGAAGACGAAATATCACTCAAGGGGTTGGTCATTGACGAGGACATGCACAGGTATATTAAGAATTCTGCACACTTTTCCTCCATTTGCAATTCGATTATACTTTAA
- the LOC113319929 gene encoding uncharacterized protein LOC113319929 isoform X2, with product MIQPSTNYTNAETIVGGGSAKFWTKRKYEERTEELKSLTKTREPVVKTWASKRRKMVTKGDRFVDETSNEPATNDNSDGIVEGGSPKIGTKSKNVVRAKGSGEPVIQLESVELYKSRCFELFMEREKNKMELEKMKMELEKKKSECTELQDKLAEVEETRNSTPRDEDATKYWMNKCSDLESLVLRMENENSTMRRVVSNLESLVQRTGKESSILRCQELRNSEKIESEALGLQNEITQTGDKQRDKNNKSKPSAEISGGWGKDSRTYELKTKEKVLNVNDWAGLEERPSQHRSPSQAHLEMSKMTFVNLLSDSVDAGDSLSESEEIDCLIDSKISLSDPMDMLALKNLNMNNDEMKWKSEADMLSSFEKDTELCMKAICALYRQQISEDEISLKGLVIDEDMHRYIKNSAHFSSICNSIIL from the exons ATGATCCAACCATCTACCAATTATACCAATG CTGAAACAATTGTAGGGGGTGGATCTGCCAAATTTTGGACCAAGAGGAAATATGAGGAAAGAACGGAAGAACTAAAATCATTGACAAAAACTAGGGAACCTGTGGTCAAAACTTGGGCCTCGAAACGGCGGAAGATGGTAACCAAAGGTGACCGCTTCGTTGACGAAACAAGTAATGAACCAGCTACCAACGATAACT CTGATGGAATTGTAGAAGGTGGTTCTCCCAAAATTGGGACAAAGAGCAAAAATGTCGTAAGAGCAAAAGGGTCAGGAGAACCTGTAATTCAATTGGAGAGCGTGGAGCTTTATAAAAGTAGATGTTTTGAATTGTTTATGGAGCGTGAGAAGAATAAGATGGAGCTTGAGAAGATGAAAATGGAGCTTGAGAAGAAGAAATCGGAGTGCACTGAACTCCAGGATAAATTAGCAGAGGTAGAAGAAACTAGAAATAGTACTCCTAGAGATGAGGATGCAACTAAATATTGGATGAACAAGTGCTCCGATTTGGAGAGTCTAGTCCTGAGGATGGAAAATGAAAATTCAACAATGAGACGTGTCGTTTCTAATTTGGAGAGCCTAGTCCAGAGGACTGGAAAAGAAAGTTCAATCTTGAGATGTCAAGAATTGCGTAATTCTGAAAAGATAGAGTCTGAAGCGCTGGGTTTGCAGAATGAAATTACCCAAACTGGTGATAAGCAAAGagataaaaacaacaagagcaaACCTAGTGCTGAAATCAGTGGTGGATGGGGCAAGGATTCTCGGACGTATGAACTGAAAACCAAAGAAAAGGTGCTGAATGTGAATGATTGGGCCGGTTTGGAAGAGAGACCATCTCAACATAGATCACCATCTCAAGCTCATCTGGAAATGAGTAAGATGACTTTTGTGAACTTGCTCTCAGATTCAGTTGACGCTGGTGATAGTCTTAGCGAATCTGAAGAAATTGATTGTTTAATTGATTCAAAAATTTCTCTTAGTGACCCCATGGATATGTTGGCGCTGAAAAATTTAAATATGAACAATGACGAAATGAAATGGAAATCTGAGGCTGATATGCTTTCTTCATTTGAAAAGGATACCGAGCTCTGTATGAAAGCTATTTGTGCTCTCTATCGGCAGCAAATATCCGAAGACGAAATATCACTCAAGGGGTTGGTCATTGACGAGGACATGCACAGGTATATTAAGAATTCTGCACACTTTTCCTCCATTTGCAATTCGATTATACTTTAA